Proteins encoded within one genomic window of Camelina sativa cultivar DH55 chromosome 19, Cs, whole genome shotgun sequence:
- the LOC104766951 gene encoding V-type proton ATPase subunit c1, translating to MSTFSGDETAPFFGFLGAAAALVFSCMGAAYGTAKSGVGVASMGVMRPELVMKSIVPVVMAGVLGIYGLIIAVIISTGINPKAKSYYLFDGYAHLSSGLACGLAGLSAGMAIGIVGDAGVRANAQQPKLFVGMILILIFAEALALYGLIVGIILSSRAGQSRAE from the exons ATGTCTACGTTCAGCGGCGATGAAACTGCTCCGTTCTTCGGCTTCCTTGGCGCCGCAGCCGCTCTCGTCTTCTCCT GTATGGGAGCTGCTTATGGGACAGCAAAGAGTGGTGTTGGTGTGGCTTCAATGGGAGTGATGAGACCTGAGTTGGTTATGAAGTCTATTGTCCCTGTGGTTATGGCTGGTGTTTTGGGTATTTATGGACTCATTATTGCTGTTATCATCAGTACCGGTATCAATCCAAAGGCTAAGTCTTACTACCTCTTTGATGGCTATGCACACCTTTCCTCTGGTCTTGCTTGTGGTCTTGCTGGTCTCTCAGCTGGTATGGCCATTGGTATTGTTGGAGATGCGGGCGTTAG GGCAAATGCTCAGCAGCCTAAGCTCTTTGTTGGGATGATTCTTATCCTCATCTTTGCGGAAGCACTTGCTCTTTACGGCCTCATTGTAGGCATTATCTTATCTTCTCGAGCTGGTCAGTCCAGAGCAGAATGA
- the LOC104768103 gene encoding uncharacterized protein LOC104768103, with the protein MSTSSGETIAVTDSPSVLHVNMVNVTKLNHTNFLMWSRQVLALLDGYDLTGYVDGSLETPPPTNTVSGVATVNPEYKIWKHQDRLIYSALLGAMTDSVQPLLSNTTTSAEIWTTLSSIYATLSRSHIQQVKQHIDLWTKGDKSVEEYFHGLTTRFDQLAHLGKPMELDDKIEHILKGLPEDYRRVFDQLEGRESSPSLPEVLEKMINQENKLKAALVSSSSLPVTANAVHVRGGHNNRGQPRSNCCNHTSPRGYQGRCQISGIHGHSARRCSQLQLNGRQYSSLSLSLMPPVPWQPRAHLATAASSTTNNPWLLDSGATHHLTTDLNNLALHQLYNGGEEVTITDGSGLNISHTGDGSQNGGPVTPRPNKK; encoded by the exons ATGTCGACTTCATCTGGTGAAACAATTGCTGTCACAGATTCTCCAAGTGTTCTTCATGTGAACATGGTGAATGTAACCAAACTTAACCACACAAATTTTTTGATGTGGAGTCGTCAAGTTCTTGCCCTTCTCGACGGATACGATCTCACTGGATACGTCGATGGCTCATTGGAAACGCCTCCTCCCACCAACACTGTGTCAGGTGTTGCTACGGTCAATCCAGAGTACAAGATCTGGAAACATCAAGACCGTCTTATTTACAGTGCTCTACTTGGTGCCATGACGGACTCGGTTCAACCGCTACTCTCCAACACAACCACATCAGCGGAGATTTGGACTACTCTCTCGTCGATCTATGCCACTCTTAGCCGCTCTCACATTCAGCAGGTGAAGCAACATATTGATCTCTGGACCAAAGGCGACAAGTCTGTTGAAGAATACTTTCATGGTCTTACCACTCGGTTTGATCAGCTGGCCCATCTGGGCAAACCTATGGAGCTTGATGACAAGATTGAACATATTCTAAAGGGACTCCCTGAAGATTACCGGCGTGTTTTTGATCAACTGGAAGGCCGTGAAAGCTCCCCGTCTCTCCCTGAAGTTTTGGAGAAGATGATCAACCAAGAGAACAAGCTCAAAGCTGCGCTTGTCTCTTCTTCCTCGCTACCAGTGACTGCTAATGCAGTTCACGTTCGTGGTGGTCATAACAATCGTGGTCAGCCACGATCGAATTGTTGTAACCACACATCACCGCGGGGATACCAAGGACGTTGTCAAATCAGTGGGATTCATGGGCACAGTGCCCGACGGTGCTCTCAACTCCAGCTTAATGGCAGACAATACTCCTCACTCTCGCTGTCTCTGATGCCTCCAGTGCCATGGCAGCCTCGCGCTCATCTCGCTACCGCTGCGTCCTCAACGACGAACAATCCTTGGCTGCTTGATTCGGGTGCTACGCATCACTTGACCACCGACCTGAACAATCTCGCTCTCCATCAACTCTATAATGGTGGTGAGGAAGTGACCATCACTGATGGTTCCGGTCTCAACATCTCGCATACGG GTGACGGATCTCAAAACGGGGGTCCGGTTACTC